The Camelina sativa cultivar DH55 chromosome 18, Cs, whole genome shotgun sequence DNA window CCATGGATCATTACACTGGATGCCCCTAGTTATCTTCCTGTTATGCAACATGCCAAAAACCGAGCTCTGCGTGAGGAGCTGTACCGAGCTTACCTAACTCGTGCCTCTTCTGGTGATTTGGATAATACAGCAATTATTGACCAGATTTTGAAGCTTCGCTTGGAAAAAGCTAAGCTTCTTGGTTACAATAATTACGCTGAGGTAGAGTCATCAACCTAAGTATAAgcgttttctttttctctttctaattggCTTAATGGGGTTCTCTGTTGTTCCAGGTAAGCATGGCTATGAAAATGGCTACTGTTGAGAAAGCAGCAGAGCTTTTAGAGAAGCTTCGTGGCGCTTCTTGGGATGCGGCTGTTCAAGGTAACATACATGATCTATTCAAATGACGAGTTATTTGTTAAACAAGTTGGCTACAGTTGCAACTTGTAACAGTTTGAAGCCGTAGCTTTGGAATTGACCTCTCCAATACGTAATTTTGACGTTTTTTTAATTCGTTGTATAAATTAGACATGGAAGACCTCAAGAGTTTTGCAAAGAACCAAAGTGCTGCAGAATCTGACAGTTTGACTCACTGGGACACCACTTTCTGGAGTGAGAGGCTTCGTGAATCCAAATACGATATTAATGAGGTTTTTTAGTCCTTCTTTAGCTTGCgattcaaatatattattttgaaagtcTTGATCTTTATCTCCCATTTTGGTCTTTTTAGGAAGAACTACGTCCATACTTTTCACTGCCAAAAGTTATGGATGGAATTTTCAGTCTAGCTAATACACTATTTGGAATCGATATTGAACCAGCAGATGGTGTAGCTCCGGTAAAATCTGGAATCTTATCTGTTGCCTTAATATACATCTAACATATAATTACTAAAGTCTGTTAATTGgaatatattattgatttgaaGGTCTGGAACAGCGATGTTCGGTTCTACCGCGTTAAAGATTCTTCTGGGAATCCAATTGCTTACTTTTACTTTGATCCATACTCTCGCCCTTCAGAGAAAAGAGGCGGGGCTTGGATGGATGAAGTGGTTTCCCGTAGCCGAGTCATGGCTCAGAAAGGCTCTTCTGTTAGGCTGCCTGTTGCGCACATGGTCTGCAACCAAACTCCACCAGTAGGTGACAAGCCAAGCCTTATGACATTCCGCGAGgtaaatgagaaaatttattttctacacATGCTTATATCTTAGCTTGACATGAAATCTCGAATTTTTTGCACTTGCTGACTATAACGTCACTCTGATTTACAGGTAGAGACAGTATTTCATGAATTTGGACATGCTCTCCAGCATATGCTTACCAAGCAAGATGAGGGGCTAGTGGCTGGTATCCGGAATATCGAGTGGGACGCAGTTGAATTACCATCACAGTTTATGGAGAATTGGTGCTACCACAGGTACTAAGGAGTTCGTTCAGTAACAGAGAGAAATTTTACCCGCTTTGTATATTTCAAGTGAAAGTTATGTTAAATGAGCGCTATGATTCTGGATTGCTGGTTTCAGGGACACTTTAATGAGTATAGCCAAGCATTATCAAACAGGAGAAACACTCCCAGAGGAAGTATACAAGAAACTCCTAGCTGCAAGAACCTTCCGTGCAGGGTCCTTTAGTCTTCGTCAGGTGAGTACAAGTTACCACACAAGAAGCTGCTAAGGTTTTATATATTCAGTGGTACAAAGTTAAGTTGGTTCCATGTTTAAATTTCAGTTGAAATTTGCCACTGTTGATCTTGAGCTGCACACAAAATACGTACCAGGGGGACCCGAGTCCATCTATGACGTAGATCAAAGGGTATCAGTTAAAACCCAAGTCATCCCTCCACTTCCTGAGGATAGATTCCTCTGTAGCTTCAGTCACATTTTTGCAGGTTAGCAATCCTTTAAAACCCggagatatatatacatatatatacttggtGCTTGGTGGTTTTTTGATTAACCATTCACTTGTTCATGAATTTTCAGGGGGATATGCAGCTGGATATTACAGTTACAAGGTATATTTGAATCTGTACATAGCAAAACTCTAACTGGATTTCATAATTCTCACCCAAATTTCTCGGAAAACTTGCAGTGGGCAGAAGTTTTGTCTGCAGATGCGTTTTCAGCTTTTGAAGACGCTGGACTGGATGACATTAAGGTAACCCATATATGCATGCTATAACCctttaatacatttttagtaTCAACAAGTTCAGACACGAGATTATGAAATTATAATATGCAAACAGGCTGTTAAGGAAACAGGACAGAGATTCAGAAACACCATACTTGCACTCGGAGGAGGAAAAGCGCCTCTCAAGgtattttttgattattttgttgtttcatataataataatagtttcaATATCTATGGCATTTCAGTCTTTAATTGATTCTATATTACGATCATCAGGTGTTTGTTGAGTTTAGAGGACGCGAGCCTTCACCAGAGCCTCTTCTCAGACACAATGGTCTCTTAGCTGCTACTGCTTGAATCTTGTATTACaacattttagtttttcaaCAAATAACATTTCTTTTCTGATATATCAACCATTTACATCACTCAGCTACTACATTGCATGGTTTACTTTTAAAACTCTTCGATTACCTTCTTTCCTACCACAACCAAACTCTTGAACACTAACAacagcaagaaaaaaaaaagtcatcgaACCCAAAAAGACACTCtcgttcgtcttcttcttcttctcctcctcctacaTTGCCCATTCACTCTCTCACCCACTATTCAGCATTTCACAATTACACTAAACAACTCCTAAATCTAACAGGTAATTAAAtaacaaactcttcttcttgcttAACCTAGAATTCTCTCTATCTACcccttacattttttttctctacctACAACTGCTTCCTAAGGTTTTCatccaaagaaaaaacaaatccattCCTTTCAGTTTCTCtcccttccttccttcctccCTTTACACCCACAGCTAAACGTTCCTAGTACTTCAGGACAGAATCAATGGCTAAAATCCCCAAATGATTCTATCATTAAGCTTCTTTTGCTTCCACAAATGGCGATTGGACACTATCTGCATCAGAATCACTACCTGATGAACTCCCTCCTGACCCTGATTCTGCAAATAAGCGTCAAACGGAAATATATTAGTAATGACACAACTAAAAGGAGAAACTTTTAGCAACGAGGGTTTTAGGAAAAAGGTTAAAAGAGATATATACCACTAGACGAGGAACCACTACTAGAACTGGAACTGCCTGAAGAACTAGAGCCACTACTAGCAGCTGCTGCAACAGCGGTACCATCTCTTTCAATCTCTACTGATGGGTAATCTTCTATTGGTATGTCTTCTCCAATGTCAACATCCTCTTCCCCTGCATCTCCTTTCCTTGTTCTTTTCTCCGCACTACCCATTTCTGCCATCGAAGTCTAAGAGACACAGAGGACAAGACAACAATTTAAGTATTGACAGCACAAAAATCAAACGGTTGTTTCGACAGAGACGCAGGGTTGATTCGCTTACCATGTTTCTAGGTGGAGTTGTCACATTCCTGATAAACCCTTGGCGCTTGATTTTGCTAGCCATCTTCTTGTAATTTGTCACAAACCGATCAAGCTCCCATAGAGTCTCATTATCAACAGCTTCTATATCTAGCTCAATTTCGTCTCCATCTTGTGACAAATGTCCGTTTCTCTTCTTGAGAATCTGAACCAACTGCCCAAGCTTCTCAGGAGGTAAGTCTTGTAGGTTCATACCAAGCTTTGACTTCTCCTCCATGGTCATCAACCTTTTGTTTGAATCCTTTGCCTTAGGCTTTGGCAACTTCCCTTTCCTCCCTTTTGTAACTTCACTCACATCAGGAGGTGCTTCAACTTCTTCAGTAACCGGCTGCGGAagaggtggttgaggctgaaccaccggaggaggcggaggagaaGGAGTTTGCACACGTGTAGGCTCGACTAATTGAGGAGGCAATGTAGGTTGTGGCGGCTTCACTGAATCAAGCTTCTTAGCTATAGATATTTGTTCTGTTCCTTTCCTAGGATTCGCCACCATAGGGTTCTGATTCCACTGTCTATGCTTAGACTCAGGTTTAAACTCAGGTTTGAACTCAGGTTCAGGACGAGATGATGAACCAGTGAGTTTTAGCTGCTGAGCCTCGAACTTCTTGATTGCAGGGTTGAACATTCCATCAAAATGATCCAGAAGCTTCTCAGCCATAATGTACACATCTTGTCCCTTTGGATTATACGACATTGCATTGTAGAACGTCAATCTGACATCGGTAGCGAAATCAATCGGCGAAACGTAAACCCCCTTATCAAGATTCAACTTAACCGTACCCAGATCGATAGGTTTCTTCACGATCACATGATAATCATGAAGCCCTAAGCCAACCACATCAACAGGGGTATTGAACACCCAAGCCCATTTATGCTTCATCAGCTTAACCAAGATCTGACCACAAGTATTCAACATACCCGCCAACACTTTCTCCGACTCCGGATCCAAAGCAGCCAATTGATTGCTTCGCTTCACAGCTGACAcattcttcttctgtttcttcttcttcgatccaAGCTCATTCGTTTCACCGGCGAAGCTGTTCAACGGAGCTGAACGAACGGCGAGCACCTCCGGTAAAGTGTAAGCTTGCTGAGTCCCGAACGTGCCTGACTCGATCCGTTCTCTCAAGATCCGAACCTGCTCGAGCTCAGAGGCGAAACGCTTCTTCAACTCCCTGAGCTGATTCGAGGAGTACCCAGCGACATTGAAAGTAGCGTAGCTTCCAAAACCAGACGGATCATCGAACTGCTTGCCCGAATTGCTCCCGTCgaaattagggttagggttagggttgaagagaggaggaggatgaaggCTGTTGGTGTTTTCGGCGAGGGATTGGTTCGTAAATTTCCTCATAAAAACGGCGCCGCATTGTTCCTGGTACGACGGTTCGTTTAAGGTAGCCAAAACAGCCGGTGCCATATGAATCGCTGGGTCATGTCGTGTTTTTCTCCacttctttgaaaaaaaaaaaaaaactttaacctccaaaaacaaaaaagggcgGGAAAATTACATCACCGGCGAAAATCCCCGGCGgtcggaaaaaaataaattaaaaatttcagaGATTGGAAGGTTAAAAGGAAAAGAGGGGTTTTTGGGAAGATAGgccgatgaggaagaagatgagaggcATCATCTCTACTTAAAGGCCATTGGAATCTGACCGACAGAACGCTTCGTTTAAATCAAACCGTTGAATTTAGATCTTACGGTTCAGATCTGTTCGGTGAAGCTGACCGATCTAGCTACCCGAGAAAACTGCCACGGATGGCTCAGATCGTTGTAATTAGCCACGTGACGTTATGTTAGCCGTTTGTTCGTGAGGCGTcgtgtgtgttttttgtttttttttggtttttaatttttgaactttACGAAAAATTGATGGgtccgtttttaaaaaataaaaaatgattcttCTAAATGGGTTCCACACtgactttttattattttataccataattgttttccttttgtttttgtttaaattacagACACTGCTCTGTGATTGGTCGCTTTTTCTTTTGCCAGGTCAGCGGATGCCACGTGGAGACAGCTAGG harbors:
- the LOC104762744 gene encoding organellar oligopeptidase A, chloroplastic/mitochondrial; amino-acid sequence: MKRIRIMATLVIANMLMATPTSRASLNLLRRSPHPHPHPHPHPHPKPNNAHKYYFSSSSSHFRPSTFRKSYSCPIWSSSFSFCLPPPRSTTSTSLSSSSFRPFSSFPPSMSSAAAASVDSAETLSSNPLLHDFDFPPFDSVDASHVRPGIRALLQHLEVELEELEKSVEPSWPKLVEPLEKIVDRLTVVWGMVNHLKAVKDTPELRAAIEDVQPEKVKFQLRLGQSKPIYNAFKAIRDSPDWSSLSEARQRLVEAQIKEAVLIGIALDDAKREEFNKIEQELEKLSHKFSENVLDATKKFEKLITDKKEIEGLPPSALGLFAQAAVSKGHENATAENGPWIITLDAPSYLPVMQHAKNRALREELYRAYLTRASSGDLDNTAIIDQILKLRLEKAKLLGYNNYAEVSMAMKMATVEKAAELLEKLRGASWDAAVQDMEDLKSFAKNQSAAESDSLTHWDTTFWSERLRESKYDINEEELRPYFSLPKVMDGIFSLANTLFGIDIEPADGVAPVWNSDVRFYRVKDSSGNPIAYFYFDPYSRPSEKRGGAWMDEVVSRSRVMAQKGSSVRLPVAHMVCNQTPPVGDKPSLMTFREVETVFHEFGHALQHMLTKQDEGLVAGIRNIEWDAVELPSQFMENWCYHRDTLMSIAKHYQTGETLPEEVYKKLLAARTFRAGSFSLRQLKFATVDLELHTKYVPGGPESIYDVDQRVSVKTQVIPPLPEDRFLCSFSHIFAGGYAAGYYSYKWAEVLSADAFSAFEDAGLDDIKAVKETGQRFRNTILALGGGKAPLKVFVEFRGREPSPEPLLRHNGLLAATA
- the LOC104762743 gene encoding transcription factor GTE7-like isoform X2 yields the protein MAPAVLATLNEPSYQEQCGAVFMRKFTNQSLAENTNSLHPPPLFNPNPNPNFDGSNSGKQFDDPSGFGSYATFNVAGYSSNQLRELKKRFASELEQVRILRERIESGTFGTQQAYTLPEVLAVRSAPLNSFAGETNELGSKKKKQKKNVSAVKRSNQLAALDPESEKVLAGMLNTCGQILVKLMKHKWAWVFNTPVDVVGLGLHDYHVIVKKPIDLGTVKLNLDKGVYVSPIDFATDVRLTFYNAMSYNPKGQDVYIMAEKLLDHFDGMFNPAIKKFEAQQLKLTGSSSRPEPEFKPEFKPESKHRQWNQNPMVANPRKGTEQISIAKKLDSVKPPQPTLPPQLVEPTRVQTPSPPPPPVVQPQPPLPQPVTEEVEAPPDVSEVTKGRKGKLPKPKAKDSNKRLMTMEEKSKLGMNLQDLPPEKLGQLVQILKKRNGHLSQDGDEIELDIEAVDNETLWELDRFVTNYKKMASKIKRQGFIRNVTTPPRNMTSMAEMGSAEKRTRKGDAGEEDVDIGEDIPIEDYPSVEIERDGTAVAAAASSGSSSSGSSSSSSGSSSSGSGGSSSGSDSDADSVQSPFVEAKEA
- the LOC104762743 gene encoding transcription factor GTE7-like isoform X1 → MAPAVLATLNEPSYQEQCGAVFMRKFTNQSLAENTNSLHPPPLFNPNPNPNFDGSNSGKQFDDPSGFGSYATFNVAGYSSNQLRELKKRFASELEQVRILRERIESGTFGTQQAYTLPEVLAVRSAPLNSFAGETNELGSKKKKQKKNVSAVKRSNQLAALDPESEKVLAGMLNTCGQILVKLMKHKWAWVFNTPVDVVGLGLHDYHVIVKKPIDLGTVKLNLDKGVYVSPIDFATDVRLTFYNAMSYNPKGQDVYIMAEKLLDHFDGMFNPAIKKFEAQQLKLTGSSSRPEPEFKPEFKPESKHRQWNQNPMVANPRKGTEQISIAKKLDSVKPPQPTLPPQLVEPTRVQTPSPPPPPVVQPQPPLPQPVTEEVEAPPDVSEVTKGRKGKLPKPKAKDSNKRLMTMEEKSKLGMNLQDLPPEKLGQLVQILKKRNGHLSQDGDEIELDIEAVDNETLWELDRFVTNYKKMASKIKRQGFIRNVTTPPRNMTSMAEMGSAEKRTRKGDAGEEDVDIGEDIPIEDYPSVEIERDGTAVAAAASSGSSSSGSSSSSSGSSSSESGSGGSSSGSDSDADSVQSPFVEAKEA